AGATGGGGGATGTAGAAGGGGCCATCGGGCTTCTTTCAGAAGTTGAGAAGGGGTCCGAGTTTGGCAAGGTTTTAGCCGATGGAGTAGTTTCTACCGCCAAAAAGCTCAATATCAACCGTATCCCGGCATTCAAAGGGCAGGCGATCCCGGCTCATGATGGCCGGGCCGCCAAGGGGATCGGCGTAACCTATGCCACGAGTCCGATGGGAGCGGATCATACCGCCGGGCTCACCTACCGAATGTCTTTACAGAAAACTGGGCAAGCGGCGAACTCCCTGAGATTTCAGGTGGCCGCTTCCGCGTGCGATACCTTTGGGTACTGCTTGAATGCCGTGCCGGGCGGACAGGCCTCCATTTATTCGTTTTTGGCGGATTTATTGAGTGCCCGCTATGGGATAAACGTAACGCCTGATGCCGTGCTGAAAATAGCGAAAGAAACAATCAAAGATGAACTGAGGTTTAATGAAGGTGCTGGATTTAATAAAATTTGGGAGCGTTATCCAAGTTTTTACCGCACAGAACCCCTTCCTCCTACCAATAGCGTTTTTGACGTGGAGGATGCAGAAATTGAGAGCATTTGGGACCGGTTGGACAGTTTTAAGGAGCCGAAGCAGATCTGGGAGATGCGGATCAACCCCATGCCGCCGTTGCTGTTCGGGGCGGGCGTAATCCAGAGATTGGGTGAACGGGCCAAACAACTGAAAATAAAAAAGGCGCTTTTAGTCGCAGACCCGATTATGGGTAAACTTGGCAACACCGATGAAGTACGGGGGATCCTGGAGAAGAGCGGCATCGCGTCGGCGGTATTTTCGGACGTAGAGCCGGATCCCCCTGTGGAAGAAATCGAGAAAATCGCCAAACTTTATCAAGCTGAACAGTGCGATGGATTGATTGCCCTGGGAGGAGGCAGTTCCATGGATGCGGCCAAAGCGGCTGCGATCAGGGTTTCTCAACCCGGACTCCTGACCGAATACGAAGCCGCGATGGGAGGGGGCGGGAAAATAAAGCCTCCCTTACCTCCCATTATCTGTATCCCCACCACGTCGGGTACCGGCAGTGAGGCCAATCCCTATGCCATCATTACGGACAAAGAGAGAAACATTAAATTCCTTATCATCAGTAACCTGATCATTCCCAGTTTGGCTGTGATTGACCCGAATATTTGCCGCACCATGCCCAAGAGCCTGACTGCGGAAACGGGCGTTGATGCTTTGGCGCACTGTATTGAATCGTATGTAAGCAAAAGTATTCCCTACCATCCATATTATTCAGGGCTTGCCCTATCCGGCGTAAAGTTGATTGGGCATAGCCTGAGGAAAGCTTACAACGACGGGGATGATCTGAATGCCCGGATGGATATGTGTATGGCCGCGATTGACGGCGGAGTCGCTTTTTCCAAAGGCTTGGGGCTGGGTCACGCCATTGGCCATGCCCTGGGTGCCCAGTATCATCTTTCTCATGGCAAAGCTCTGGCTGTGAGTTTGCTTTGCTTCGTGCGTACGAACCAAGAGGTTTGTAAGAATGAATTTTTAGACTTAGCTTTGGCACTGGACCGCTCGGAGGATTTGGAGGCGGCTCTGGTACACCTCTATAAGGATCTGAATCTACCCATTCGTTTAAGGGACCTGGGGATTACAGAAGAGGGGCTTAAGACGATCGCTTTTGAAGTGGGCAAAGATGCGGCCAATCTTGCCGGGAATCCCGTTCCCGTAAACGACCGGCGGATTATAGAAATTCTTCGGGAGTTTTATTGATCGCTTGTATCCTCCCTCCCGAAAGAGACTGGGTCGCAATTCCGGAAGTGGATGACCCGGGCGGAAGGGCATGAAAGAGGAAGCATCGGCGGGAGGAGAAGTCAAGAACGGAATAAAAGGGAACCTGCGGATCATCCGCTGGTCGCTTCCCTTGGGGGAGGGTCGAGAATCAAGGCGGCGATTTTGCTCATGGCCTTAGAGATGGGGTAACGGGAAAAATTGAGGGGTTTGATCCAGCGAACGTTTTTTGAGACCGGGAGGGCAGAGGACAGCCTTACCACAGAGCAAAGAAAGGGCTTCATGGTTACTTGAATATGGGTGAATGAATGATCTTGGGGAGGAAGAGACCCTTTGATTTTGATTCTTAACCCGAATTTCTCCTGCAGCATTCTTCTCAATGCTTTCCTTTCTTTTAATTCTTTTGCCTTTTCTAACTCCCCTGCATCCCCTTTTTTGTTCACCCTCACAATGGGAAACTGCCAGAGGCCTGCCAGGAGGCCTTTTCCTTCTTGGCGGTGCAAAAGAAATCGGCCTTCTTGTTCAACCAAAGCAACGGTCCAAACCTCTTTCCGGATTTTTTTCCCCGAACGCTTTTTCCCCTTATCTCCCCCTCTCTGGTAAGAGCAGAAGTTTTTAACCGGACAAGAAGGGCACCTTGGTTGGGAGGGAATGCAGATCAGGGCGCCAAGTTCCATCAAGGCCTGATTAAAATCCGAGGCCCGGCCGGCAGGGATAAAATTTTTAATAAATTTTTCTAAAATTTTTTCCAGTCGGTTCCTCGGTACACTTTTCCAGAGGCCATGCACGCGAAGGAGGACACGCCTGACATTGCCATCCAGCGCGGGCTCAGGCCTGTTGAAGGCCAGGCTGGCTACTGCTCCTGCAGTATAAGGGCCGAATCCGGGAAGGGAGAGAAGGTTTTTTTTCGTTGACGGAATTTTTCCGGCAAAATCTCGCCAGATGATTTTGGCCGCTTCGTGGATGTGCCTGGCCCGGGCATAGTAACCCAAGCCAGCCCAAGCTTTGAGCACTTTGGGCAAGGAAGCCTGAGCCAAAGATGGCAGGGTGGGGAAAAGTTTCAGGAAACGCTCAAAATAAGGCAGGACCGTTTCGACCCGCGTCTGCTGCAACATAAACTCCGAGACCATGATCCAATAAGGGTCCCGCTTTTTCCGCCAGGGCAAATTTCTTTGGTGCCTGGCATACCAGTGGAGAAGAGAGCGTTGCAACACTCTCTTCTCCGGGAATGGGTTCGGGGGTAGAATGGACAAGGAGTGTCAGGAAATTTTGATAAACTTGGAGCCCAGGGTCTGGCAAATGGGGCAAGTATCTGGGGCTTTCTCTTCTACTGTGTACCCGCAGACCGGACAAACGTAATAGTCTACTTGCTTGTTCTTTCCCAGGTTAGCTAAAGCATTTTCATAAAGGGCGGCGTGGATCTTTTCCACCTGGTTGGCGTAGTCAAAGCTGATTTCTGCTTGTTTCACACCCTCCGCCTTGGCCTTTGCCAGCATCTCCGGGTACATTTTCTTGAACTCGTGGGTCTCGCCGGCGATGGCCTCCTGGAGGTTTTCCTTGGTGGATCGAATCCCTGCCAGGGCCCGCAAGTGGGCATGAGCGTGGACGGTTTCCGCCTCGGCCGCAGCCCTGAACAGTTTGGCCACTTGCTTAAAACCTTCCTGTTCCGCTTTCTTGGCGAAAGCCAAATATTTACGGTTGGCCTGGGATTCCCCGGCAAAGGCCTCCTGCAAATTTTTTTCCGTTTGTGAACCCGTCAGTGCCATTTCAGAGTCTCCTTTCTGCAGACGAATTGAAAAGGGGCACAAGAAATTTTCTCTCGCACCCCATTTCTTAAGATTCACCTGCCATGCGGCAAGTGGAAAGACAGACTTTCTTCCCTTATCCGTGGCTTTTATTCGTCTTTATCGGTAATGACATCCCGGGTGTCCACCTGATAGCTATAGTCGTAAACAATCCCCTTATCGATGATAACTTCCATTCTTTGTCTTTCGAATTTGGGAAGCGTCCACCAGTGGGTAAATTCTTCTTTATAGGACTGATAAACGTACTTTTCTGCTCCTGAGGGTAATTTTTCGATCTTAGCGGGTTGGCCCCAAATTCCTACGACCTCTGCTGCTGTAGTCTGGCCTTTGATGATTTCGCCTCTTTTAGCAGCGTCGATCCTTTTCCCTTCCATAATCGTTGGGCCGCAACCGATGGTGAATACCAATAAAAGAATAGCAATCACTCCTATGTATCTCATCTTTTCCTCCTTTCGAATATTTATGGTTTAAAGGTGGTTATTCTTTAAGAATGGCTTCTTTGCCTTCCGTGCGCAGTTTGTAGGTTTGCACAACCCCATCTTTGAGAACCACTTCTAATTTTTGTTTGTCCACAGCATCCATGGTCCACCAATGGGGATTTTTTCTATCATACTGATAAACATACATCTCTTCCCCGGAGGGCAATTTTTCGATCTTATCGGGTTTGCCAAAGAGCTCTTCAACTTTATTGGTTTTGGTAACGTCAATCTGCAGTTGCTTTAGCTTCGCCGAATCGATCTTTCTCCCTTCGATAATCATGGGAGCACAGCCGAAGATAAAGGCCAAGAGAAGTACCAGTGACAAACTTATGTACCGCATTTTGTATTCTCCTTTCTTTTTTAAGATTTGATTTAAATTATTTTTCTATTATAGGTAAAAATAAATAAAAAAGCAATAGGGTAAATACTGTATAACCAAAAAAAGTACAGTATTTAGTGTAGGGTTTTAAAAGGGGGCATGAAAAGGGGGAGAATTTAACTTCTACTTCACTCCAGATAAGCACCTTTATCCGCGCTGGTCGCGTGTTTGGCGAAATGGGCTAACCAGCCATGGGTAACTTTCGGCGGAGGGGCCTTCCAGGTCGCTTTTCTTCTTTTGATCTCCTCGTCGCTTAATTCTACGTTTAAGCGGCGGCTTGGGATGTCGATGTCGATGATGTCCCCATCGCGGAGGACTGCGATCGGGCCCCCTACCATAGCTTCCGGGACGAGATGCCCGATACAGGGCCCACCGGAGGTTCCAGAAAACCTACCGTCCGTAACCAGGGCCACTGACCTATCCAGGCCCATCTCGACAATGAGGTAGGTCGCCATGACCATCTCCCGCATCCCCGGTCCACCCCTGGGGCCTTCGTAGCGGATGACTAAAACTTCCCCTTCTTTCACCTTTCCTGCCAACAGGGCATTAATACAATCTTCTTCCTGTTCAAAGACGCGGGCGGGCCCCCGGTGCTTCTGCATTTCCGGCTGGACTGCGGTTTGTTTGACCACAGAAATGCCCAGGTTCCCTTTTAAGACGGCAAGGCCACCTTCCTTGTTCCGGGGATTGTGCAGGGGGCGGATGACTTGTGGATCCCTGATTTCAGCTTTTTGCAAGTTTTTTTCCAGGGTTTGGCCGCTGGCAGTCAAAACCCTGGTATCCAGAAGGCTGGCCATTGATTTCATGACCGCCTGGAGCCCTCCGGCCCGTCCGAAGTCTTCCATCAGGTAAGTTGGGTCCGAAGGCTTAATCTCCATAAGGGAGGGGGTCTGGCGGCTGATGCGGTCGAAATCGTCCAAGGTAAAGGGATATCCTAATTCGTGAGCGATGGCTGGAAAGTGGATGGCTAAGTTGGTAGACCCGCTGGTGGCGCAAGCGACTTTGACTAAATTATGAAAAGCCGCTGGACTCATGATGTCCCTCGCGCGGAGGTTATTTCGCAAATGCTCCATGACCTTGCGCCCGGCCTCTTCAGCCAGTCTCTCCAGAGCCGCATCGGTAGCACAAAGCCCGGAATTGCCGGGAATGGATAGCCCGAAGGCTTCAGCGGCGATGCCCATACTGTTGGCCGTTCCCATGACGCAACAAGCCCCCGGACCCGGGCAGGCACAGCTTTCCACCAGGTTTAGTTCTTCCCGACTAATTTTGCCCTGCTTGTACAGGACAAAATATTTGCCCATGGAGGAGATGTCTAAACGGTCTCCTTTATAATGCCCGACCGGCATCCACCCTCCGGTAACCAGCACCGTGGGAAGGTTGCAGCGGGCGGCGGCGATGATCAGGCCGGGGATAATCTTGTCGCAGGTTCCGATCATCACAGCCGCGTCGTAACTGGCGTGTTCAATCATCATTTCCACCGAGGCCGCCACTAAGTCCCGGCTGGGCAGAAGGTACTTAAAGCCCACGTTTCCCGCCCCCTGCCCGTCGCAAGGAGCCATCACATTGAAGATCGTAGCCAGCCCCCCAGCTTCTTGGATGCCACGTTTGACAGCCTGGGCAATCCGGTCCAAATGATAAGACCCGGGAAGGATTTCGTTCCAGGTGTTGGCGATGGCCACCAATGGTTTTTCCAGATCCTGGTCCGTATAGCCCATGGATTTGAACAAGGCGCGTCGGATGTAATACTGGGGCACATCCGGACTCAACCCCTTACTTCTCAAATTGGAGCCCATCTTCTCCTCCTTGAAAAAATAAAGACCGTTCACCACAGAGCTTAAAAAAACGCTATGCGCATAGCGCTAAGCGCTTAGCGGTCCACAAGTTATCAGCGTTCTCTGCGCTCTCTGCGGTGAAGCCGTCATTTGTTTAGCAACTTTTTCACTTTCTCCAGAAGGACCTGGGGGCGAATCGGCTTCTCCACAAAATCATCCACGGGCAAAAAGTCTCCGTCGGCTTGAGTGGAGAACTTCATCCGCTTTTTTTCCACAATGGCCGTGAGCATCAAGATGGGGATCTTGGAGTATGGGGCGTACTCGGACTTGGAGTCGGGGTTGCGAAGCTGGTAGGTCACCTGGAACCCTTCGGTGATGGTGTCCATCATCACGTCCAGGATGATCAGGTTGGGATTCACGGCTTTGACCTGCTTCAGCCCCTCCGTACCATTGGCCGCTGTGTAGACTTTATAATGGCTGGCCTCCAGGGTCATCTTCAAGGCTTCTACGATGTCGGGATCATCGTCTACGATCAAGATTTTTGGTTCTTCCATAAATTTCCCTCCTCGGAGAATTTCTTTTTGATAACATACTCAAACAAATAAATCAAATGGGGTAAATTAACAGATCCTGGGGAGCGGTTCCCCAACGATCATGTCCATCAGGCGCGTCGATCCAATTGATGTGCGCAAAACCACTTTTCCTCTCGGCTCTTCTTGAACCTCCCCGATGATGGCCGCATCCTTTCCCAGAGGGTGGGCTTGCATTCGCTGGAGAATCTTTGCCGCAGCCTCGGGGGCAACAACCGCTACGAGCTTGCCTTCATTGGCCAGGATCAAAGGGTCTAAACCCAAAAGCTCGCAGGCTCCACGTACTTCTTCTTTGATGGGGATCCGTTGCTCCTCCACCCAGATGCCCACTCCCGACTGCCGGGCCAGTTCGTTCAGCGTGCTGGAAAGTCCGCCACGGGTTGGATCGCGCAGGCAATGGATCTTGGGGGAAACTTCCAGCATGCTGGCTACTAACCCATTCAAGGGAGCACAATCGCTCTCGAGGGTAGTGGAAAATTGCAGGCCTTCCCGGGAACTCAGGATGGCCACCCCATGGTCCCCGATGCTCCCGCTGAGAAGGATGCGGTCCCCGGGGCGCGCCAGGCTTCCAGAGATACCCACCCCATCGGGAATGAGGCCAATTCCCGCCGTGTTGATGAAGATTTGATCCGCCCCGCCGCGGTTGACCACTTTCGTATCCCCGGTGACGATTTTTACGCCGGCTTCCGCAGCCGTCTTTTGCATGGAGATTACAATCTTCTCCAGGGAGGCAAAGGGAAAGCCTTCCTCGATAATAAATCCTGCGCTCAAGAAGAGCGGGAGGGCGCCTCCCATGGCCAGATCGTTCACCGTTCCGCAAACCGCCAGCTTGCCGATGTCTCCTCCGGGAAAGAATACCGGGGTAACCACATAGCTGTCCGTGGTGAAGGCCAGTCGGTTTTCCCCGACCCGTAGTACAGCCATGTCGTCGAGGGGATCCAGGAAAGAATTAGTGAAAACTTTGACAAAAAGCGAAGCGACCAGCTCGTGGCTGAGCTCGCCCCCGCTACCGTGAGCCAGGAGAATTCTTTCCGTCTCTATGAGAACTTTTAAGCTCGATTCACGAATCATATTTATAAGCTGCAGCGCAGGACCCTTCCGAAGAAACCATGCATGGGCCTACCGGATTTTGAGGAGAACAACCCCTGGCAAATAAAGGGCATAGCTGCGGCCGGATCAAACCGCGGAGGACCTCTCCGCAGCGGCATGCCCCCTCTTCTCTGGTCGGGGGAACTTGAAGGTCAAAAGCCCGGGGAGCATCGAACTCAGCGAACTCCTGCCGTAAAGCTAACCCGGTCCCCTTGATTAACCCCAAACCACGCCATTCTACATCCGAGGGTTCAAACACCTGGCCCATGATCTGAAGGGCTTTAAGATTTCCCTCCGGATATACACCCCGCTTGTACTGGATCTCCACCCGAGATAGCCGGCTTTTCACCTGCTGCACCAATATCAGGATAGAATGAAGAATATCCAGGGGCTCAAATCCAGAGATCACACAGGCCAGGCCGTATTTTCCGGCCAGGAATTCATAAGGGTGGCTACCAATGATCGTGCTCACATGGCCCGGCAGTAAGAATCCATCCAGTTTTACTTCCCCCAGGTCGAGCAAGGCTTTCAAGGCCAGGGGGACAGTCTTATGTACAGAGAAGACTAAAAAATTTTTCACGCCATCCTTCTTGGCTTCCAGGACTGTGGCCGCCACGGTCGGAGCCGTGGTCTCAAATCCTACTCCCAGGAAGATGACTTTCCGATGGGGGTTTTCTTTAGCCATCTTCAAGCCATCCAGCGGTGAGTAAACCACTCGCACATCCCGGCCCCCCGCTCTCTCCAACGCCAGGGTGGAATGGGAACCGGGGACGCGCATCATATCCCCAAAAGTAGCCACCACAGCATCCGGAATACGGGCCATGGAGATAGCCTTGTCCAGCTCCCTGTTCCCGGTAACGCAAACGGGACAGCCAGGGCCGGAGATGAGTTCGATCGTTTTAGGTAGAACTTGGCGCAGACCGTATCGGGCAATGGATACCGTGTGGGTGCCACAGACCTCCATCAACCTCATCGGCTCGGTAGCTTGACGGTGAATCTCCTCGATCACTCGCCGGGCTTTCTCTCCATCTCGGTATTCATCGATGAACTTCATTGGTACCTTAAAAAATAGAATTCAAGGATTCGAGGGTTCAAGGGAACCCTGTTTTACTTAGCTTCCAGAGCTCCCAGCTCTTCGAAAAGTTTCATGGTCTCCCGGGCCTCTTGCTCGTCGATGACATGGATGGCGAAGCCAGCGTGCACCAGCACATAGTCCCCCTTTTGGGCTTCGGGGGTTAGCTGGAGGCTGACTTTCCGCGAGACCCCGCCAACTTCAACTTCAGCCATGATTCCTTCGGTCGATTTGACCCTTGCCGGGATAGCAACGCACATAAAACCCCCTTTTTTACCGCTCCTAAAACCCTTGATTTTTTAAAATGTACTTTTAAAATGTCTATATTATTTTAAGTCTTTCTCTGTGTACTCTGTGATCTCTGTGGCTAAAAGATTTTTTTTCAATGACCCTTACCTTACTGGGCAACGAAATTGGCGATGACCGCCTGGCCGAGGGCAAGACCGCCATCATTGCATGGCACCAGACGATGGGTCAGAACCTCTAATCCCGATTTTTCCATTGCCGACCTCATCCGCTCCGTGAGAAGGCGATTCTGGAATACGCCTCCACTTAGGGCCACTTTCTTCGGCCCCCCCCGTTCGCCAATCTTTTGACAAATGGCAACGCCGATGTTGACCAAGGTATTATGAAATTTGGCTGCGATGACGGAAGGCTCGATCCCTTTTCCTAAGTCCTTTAAAACTCCAGCGATGATTGGCCGCAAGCGGATGATTTCTTTCCCTTCTTCTTCTTCCGTGAAAAAATCATACGCTCCGTCTTCTTCCGGGTTGGCGATCCTCTCCAGTTCCATGGCTGCCTGCCCTTCATAAGAGACCGATGGACAAAGTCCCAGCAGAGCCGAAACTCCGTCAAAGAGGCGGCCGCAGGAAGAAGTCAGGGGTGCATTAAACTTTTGGTCAATCTGCTGCAGAATGATGCGGACTTTTTCACCTTGAGGGAGGGCAAAGAGGGGCTGATGTTTCATGAACTCTTCTTTCCCCAGCAGCGTATAAACGTAACTCAGAGCCATTCTCCAGGGATGCTGAATGGCCGCCGCTCCCCCGGGCATGGGTATGTATTCAAAATGGGCTTTTCGTTCAAAGAACCGGAAATTTCCCAGGAGGAATTCACCTCCCCAGAGATTCCCGTCCGTGCCGTATCCTAACCCGTCGAAAGTCAATCCAATTGCCGGACCTTCCGCTCCATTTTCCGCCAGGCAGCTGGCCATATGGGCGAAATGGTGTTGTACCCCGATCTTCTTCCCGGTCAGCTGGAGGGCGTATTTGGTAGAAAGGTACTCCGGATGAAGATCGTAGGCCACCATCTCCGGCTGGATGCTGAATAGCTTTTGGTAGATCCCTATAGTGCGCTGGAAATGGTTCAGGGTTTCCAAGTTTTCCATGTCTCCGATATGCTGGCTGAGGAAAGCATACTGGTCGCGAGTAAGGCAAAAAGTATTTTTTAACTCAGCTCCACAGGCCAGGATCGGCTTCAGGGAAAAAGGGAGGCGAATGGGGAAGGGAGCATATCCCCGGGCGCGGCGGAGGATAGTGTTTTCCCCGGATACGACCGCAGTGACGCTATCGTCATACTGAATATAGATATCCCGGTCGTGGATGAGGAAGGCATCGGCAATGCCCTGCAGACGGGAAAAAGCTTCCTCATTATCTTTGGCGATGGGTTCTTCACTCAAGTTGCCGCTGGTCATAATCAAGACCAGCCCCGATTCCCGCAGTAAAAGGTGATGAAGCGGGGTGTAAGGAAGCATAACGCCGAGATATTTTTGCCCAGGGGCCACAAGCCTGGAGATGGGAGAACTTTCTTTCCAGTGCAGAAGAACAATGGGACTCTCGGGGGCTAATAGGAGTTTTTCTTCTCCCTCATTGACCC
This portion of the Deltaproteobacteria bacterium genome encodes:
- a CDS encoding iron-containing alcohol dehydrogenase, whose product is MKILRLNMNKLAGHYENLPEEWKLVGGRGLIAKIMNKEVPPTADPLGPENKLIIAGGPLAGTLAPQLGRISVGGKSPLTLGIKEANSGGPAAQELDRLGIRAIIVEGMSPQDKLFGLKITKDGVSIIPMDEYKGMKNYKLNQELRKKYGDKISIASIGVVGEKKYKSASVSFSDMLGDPSRNAARGGLGAVMGSKGLKAIVIDSSGTPPVDIADKEKFRESVKSWVDTLNKDVTCWLFRQFGTPLAVSTNSYQGTMPWQNYTSGRPVGFKNVSGEVIKKINLERGGKMHGCMPGCVIQCSILYHQANGAHLCSAYEYEAIGLLGTNLGITDPDAIGRMKYICDDLGIDLIEIGSALGVTASAGRMKMGDVEGAIGLLSEVEKGSEFGKVLADGVVSTAKKLNINRIPAFKGQAIPAHDGRAAKGIGVTYATSPMGADHTAGLTYRMSLQKTGQAANSLRFQVAASACDTFGYCLNAVPGGQASIYSFLADLLSARYGINVTPDAVLKIAKETIKDELRFNEGAGFNKIWERYPSFYRTEPLPPTNSVFDVEDAEIESIWDRLDSFKEPKQIWEMRINPMPPLLFGAGVIQRLGERAKQLKIKKALLVADPIMGKLGNTDEVRGILEKSGIASAVFSDVEPDPPVEEIEKIAKLYQAEQCDGLIALGGGSSMDAAKAAAIRVSQPGLLTEYEAAMGGGGKIKPPLPPIICIPTTSGTGSEANPYAIITDKERNIKFLIISNLIIPSLAVIDPNICRTMPKSLTAETGVDALAHCIESYVSKSIPYHPYYSGLALSGVKLIGHSLRKAYNDGDDLNARMDMCMAAIDGGVAFSKGLGLGHAIGHALGAQYHLSHGKALAVSLLCFVRTNQEVCKNEFLDLALALDRSEDLEAALVHLYKDLNLPIRLRDLGITEEGLKTIAFEVGKDAANLAGNPVPVNDRRIIEILREFY
- the mutY gene encoding A/G-specific adenine glycosylase, translating into MLQRSLLHWYARHQRNLPWRKKRDPYWIMVSEFMLQQTRVETVLPYFERFLKLFPTLPSLAQASLPKVLKAWAGLGYYARARHIHEAAKIIWRDFAGKIPSTKKNLLSLPGFGPYTAGAVASLAFNRPEPALDGNVRRVLLRVHGLWKSVPRNRLEKILEKFIKNFIPAGRASDFNQALMELGALICIPSQPRCPSCPVKNFCSYQRGGDKGKKRSGKKIRKEVWTVALVEQEGRFLLHRQEGKGLLAGLWQFPIVRVNKKGDAGELEKAKELKERKALRRMLQEKFGLRIKIKGSLPPQDHSFTHIQVTMKPFLCSVVRLSSALPVSKNVRWIKPLNFSRYPISKAMSKIAALILDPPPREATSG
- a CDS encoding rubrerythrin family protein, giving the protein MALTGSQTEKNLQEAFAGESQANRKYLAFAKKAEQEGFKQVAKLFRAAAEAETVHAHAHLRALAGIRSTKENLQEAIAGETHEFKKMYPEMLAKAKAEGVKQAEISFDYANQVEKIHAALYENALANLGKNKQVDYYVCPVCGYTVEEKAPDTCPICQTLGSKFIKIS
- the ilvD gene encoding dihydroxy-acid dehydratase, which gives rise to MGSNLRSKGLSPDVPQYYIRRALFKSMGYTDQDLEKPLVAIANTWNEILPGSYHLDRIAQAVKRGIQEAGGLATIFNVMAPCDGQGAGNVGFKYLLPSRDLVAASVEMMIEHASYDAAVMIGTCDKIIPGLIIAAARCNLPTVLVTGGWMPVGHYKGDRLDISSMGKYFVLYKQGKISREELNLVESCACPGPGACCVMGTANSMGIAAEAFGLSIPGNSGLCATDAALERLAEEAGRKVMEHLRNNLRARDIMSPAAFHNLVKVACATSGSTNLAIHFPAIAHELGYPFTLDDFDRISRQTPSLMEIKPSDPTYLMEDFGRAGGLQAVMKSMASLLDTRVLTASGQTLEKNLQKAEIRDPQVIRPLHNPRNKEGGLAVLKGNLGISVVKQTAVQPEMQKHRGPARVFEQEEDCINALLAGKVKEGEVLVIRYEGPRGGPGMREMVMATYLIVEMGLDRSVALVTDGRFSGTSGGPCIGHLVPEAMVGGPIAVLRDGDIIDIDIPSRRLNVELSDEEIKRRKATWKAPPPKVTHGWLAHFAKHATSADKGAYLE
- a CDS encoding response regulator: MEEPKILIVDDDPDIVEALKMTLEASHYKVYTAANGTEGLKQVKAVNPNLIILDVMMDTITEGFQVTYQLRNPDSKSEYAPYSKIPILMLTAIVEKKRMKFSTQADGDFLPVDDFVEKPIRPQVLLEKVKKLLNK
- the hypE gene encoding hydrogenase expression/formation protein HypE — encoded protein: METERILLAHGSGGELSHELVASLFVKVFTNSFLDPLDDMAVLRVGENRLAFTTDSYVVTPVFFPGGDIGKLAVCGTVNDLAMGGALPLFLSAGFIIEEGFPFASLEKIVISMQKTAAEAGVKIVTGDTKVVNRGGADQIFINTAGIGLIPDGVGISGSLARPGDRILLSGSIGDHGVAILSSREGLQFSTTLESDCAPLNGLVASMLEVSPKIHCLRDPTRGGLSSTLNELARQSGVGIWVEEQRIPIKEEVRGACELLGLDPLILANEGKLVAVVAPEAAAKILQRMQAHPLGKDAAIIGEVQEEPRGKVVLRTSIGSTRLMDMIVGEPLPRIC
- the hypD gene encoding hydrogenase formation protein HypD, whose product is MKFIDEYRDGEKARRVIEEIHRQATEPMRLMEVCGTHTVSIARYGLRQVLPKTIELISGPGCPVCVTGNRELDKAISMARIPDAVVATFGDMMRVPGSHSTLALERAGGRDVRVVYSPLDGLKMAKENPHRKVIFLGVGFETTAPTVAATVLEAKKDGVKNFLVFSVHKTVPLALKALLDLGEVKLDGFLLPGHVSTIIGSHPYEFLAGKYGLACVISGFEPLDILHSILILVQQVKSRLSRVEIQYKRGVYPEGNLKALQIMGQVFEPSDVEWRGLGLIKGTGLALRQEFAEFDAPRAFDLQVPPTREEGACRCGEVLRGLIRPQLCPLFARGCSPQNPVGPCMVSSEGSCAAAYKYDS
- a CDS encoding HypC/HybG/HupF family hydrogenase formation chaperone, translated to MCVAIPARVKSTEGIMAEVEVGGVSRKVSLQLTPEAQKGDYVLVHAGFAIHVIDEQEARETMKLFEELGALEAK
- the hypF gene encoding carbamoyltransferase HypF; protein product: MNLELENPAELTKKAVGTGAERRRRRFLLKGVVQGVGFRPFVYGLAQKNNLQGWVNNSSAGVFIEVEGKMEAVEDFTREVSHQAPPRARIESLKFEDLTPVGFRSFEIRESVEEAGKYQLISPDIATCEPCQQEVFNPQDRRYRYPFTNCTNCGPRFTIIQDIPYDRPKTTMAQFRMCPECQHEYDDPTNRRFHAQPNACSHCGPKVELCDEQGKPLGVDDPISSAIALLREGKILAIKGLGGFLLACNAQNPLVLERLRQRKRRPHKPFAVMLPHLPAVQKHCWVNEGEEKLLLAPESPIVLLHWKESSPISRLVAPGQKYLGVMLPYTPLHHLLLRESGLVLIMTSGNLSEEPIAKDNEEAFSRLQGIADAFLIHDRDIYIQYDDSVTAVVSGENTILRRARGYAPFPIRLPFSLKPILACGAELKNTFCLTRDQYAFLSQHIGDMENLETLNHFQRTIGIYQKLFSIQPEMVAYDLHPEYLSTKYALQLTGKKIGVQHHFAHMASCLAENGAEGPAIGLTFDGLGYGTDGNLWGGEFLLGNFRFFERKAHFEYIPMPGGAAAIQHPWRMALSYVYTLLGKEEFMKHQPLFALPQGEKVRIILQQIDQKFNAPLTSSCGRLFDGVSALLGLCPSVSYEGQAAMELERIANPEEDGAYDFFTEEEEGKEIIRLRPIIAGVLKDLGKGIEPSVIAAKFHNTLVNIGVAICQKIGERGGPKKVALSGGVFQNRLLTERMRSAMEKSGLEVLTHRLVPCNDGGLALGQAVIANFVAQ